From one Musa acuminata AAA Group cultivar baxijiao chromosome BXJ2-6, Cavendish_Baxijiao_AAA, whole genome shotgun sequence genomic stretch:
- the LOC135614495 gene encoding uncharacterized protein LOC135614495, with product MSWERRGGERTKKKGREEQASACYAHACASERREGGKKEGAVMRKRVMVVIDRTARAKHAMMWALTHVANKGDVMTLLHVLPPHCSASAHREEETSQLVNSLGSMCKAMRPQVRVEALVIQGPKLATVLGQVKKLDASVLVLKQSKPSSLCCMFQSSHEDLVEQCISRAECLTMAVRKQSGGVGGYLVSTRWQKNFWLLA from the exons ATGAGCTGGGAGAGAAGAGGGGGTGAGCGCACGAAGAAGAAGGGACGGGAAGAACAAGCCTCTGCTTGCTACGCTCATGCCTGCGCTTCCGAGAGGAGGGAAGGGGGGAAAAAGGAGGGGGCGGTGATGAGGAAGAGGGTGATGGTGGTGATAGACCGCACCGCTCGCGCCAAGCATGCCATGATGTGGGCGTTGACTCATGTGGCGAACAAGGGGGACGTCATGACCCTCCTCCATGTCCTCCCTCCCCATTGCTCCGCCTCTGCTCACAGGGAGGAGGAGACTTCGCAACTCGTCAACTCCCTTGGTTCCATGTGCAAGGCGATGCGACCCCAG GTACGAGTGGAAGCATTGGTTATCCAAGGACCCAAACTGGCCACCGTTCTGGGCCAAGTCAAGAAGCTAGATGCCTCTGTTCTGGTGCTGAAGCAGTCCAAACCATCCTCACTATGCTG CATGTTCCAGAGCAGCCATGAGGACTTGGTGGAGCAGTGCATCAGCAGAGCCGAGTGCTTGACCATGGCAGTGAGGAAACAGAGCGGTGGAGTGGGTGGATACCTTGTGAGCACCAGATGGCAGAAGAACTTCTGGCTTCTGGCCTAG